The proteins below are encoded in one region of Pongo pygmaeus isolate AG05252 chromosome 20, NHGRI_mPonPyg2-v2.0_pri, whole genome shotgun sequence:
- the LOC129019333 gene encoding suppressor of SWI4 1 homolog isoform X2, with the protein MGQSGRSRHQKRARAQAQLRNLEAYAANPHSFVFTRGCTGRNIRQLSLDVRRVMEPLTASRLQVRKKNSLKDCVAVAGPLGVTHFLILSKTETNIYFKLMRLPGGPTLTFQVKKYSLVRDVVSSLRRHRMHEQQFAYPPLLVLNSFGPHGMHVKLMATMFQNLFPSINVHKVNLNTIKRCLLIDYNPDSQELDFRHYSIKVVPVGASRGMKKLLQEKFPNMSRLQDISELLATGAGLSESEAEPDGDHNITELPQAVAGRGNMRAQQSAVRLTEIGPRMTLQLIKVQEGVGEGKVMFHSFVRKTEEELQAILEAKEKKLRLKAQRQAQQAQNVQRKQEQREAHRKKSLEGMKKARVRGGDEEASGIPSRTASLGLGEDDDEQEDDDIEYFCQAVGEAPSEDLFPEAKRKRLAKSPGQKRKRREMDRGAKSCPANFLAAADKILSGFQGHFLWPILVVEFLVAVASNGLALYRFSTREQRPWHPAVVFSVQLAVSDLLCALTLPPLAAYLYPPKHWRYGEAACRLEHFLFTCNLLGSVIFITCISLNRYLGIVHPFFARSHLQPKHAWVVSAAGWILAALLAMPTLNFSHLKRPQQGAGNCSVARPEACIKCLRTADHRLAVYRVYSLALVGLGCGLPLLLTLAAYGALGRAVLRSPGMTVAEKLRVAALVASGVALYASSYVPYHIMWVLNVDARRRWNTRCPSFADMAQATAALELGPYVGYQVMRGLMPLAFCIHPLLYMAAVPSLGCCHRHCPGYRDSWSPDDTKSTSQALPLNATATPKPSEPQSHELNQ; encoded by the exons ATGGGACAGTCAGGGAGG TCCCGGCACCAGAAGCGCGCCCGCGCCCAGGCGCAGCTCCGCAACCTCGAGGCCTATGCCGCGAACCCGCACTCGTTCGTGTTCACGCGGGGCTGCACGGGTCGCAACATACGGCAGCTCAGCCTGGACGTGCGACGGGTCATGGAGCCGCTCACTGCCAGCCGTCTGCAG GTTCGTAAGAAGAACTCGCTGAAGGACTGCGTGGCAGTGGCTGGGCCCCTCGGGGTCACACACTTTCTGATCCTGAGCAAAACAGAGACCAATATCTACTTT AAGCTGATGCGCCTCCCAGGAGGCcccaccttgaccttccaggtCAAGAAG TACTCGCTGGTGCGAGATGTGGTCTCCTCACTGCGCCGGCACCGCATGCATGAGCAGCAGTTTGCCTACCCACCCCTCCTGGTACTCAACAGCTTCGGCCCCCATGGCATGCATGTGAAGCTCATGGCCACCATGTTCCAGAACCTGTTCCCCTCCATCAACGTGCACAAG GTGAACCTGAACACCATCAAGCGCTGCCTCCTCATCGACTACAACCCCGACTCCCAGGAGCTGGACTTCCGCCACTA TAGCATCAAAGTCGTTCCTGTGGGCGCGAGTCGCGGGATGAAGAAGCTTCTCCAGGAGAAGTTCCCCAATATGAGCCGCCTGCAGGACATCAGCGAGCTGCTGGCCAC GGGCGCGGGGCTGTCGGAGAGCGAGGCAGAGCCTGACGGCGACCACAACATCACAGAGCTGCCTCAGGCTGTCGCCGGCCGTGGCAACATGCGGGCCCAGCAGAGTGCAGTGCGGCTCACCGAG ATCGGCCCGCGGATGACACTGCAGCTCATCAAGGTCCAGGAGGGCGTCGGGGAGGGCAAAGTGATGTTCCACAGTTTTG TGCGCAAGACGGAGGAGGAGCTACAGGCCATCCTGGAAGCCAAGGAGAAGAAGCTGCGGCTGAAGGCGCAGAGGCAGGCCCAGCAGGCCCAGAATGTGCAGCGCAAGCAGGAGCAGCGGGAGGCCCACAG GAAGAAGAGCCTGGAGGGCATGAAGAAGGCACGGGTCAGGGGTGGTGATGAAGAGGCCTCTGGGATCCCTTCAAGGACGGCGAGCCTGGGGTTGGGTGAGGACGACGATGAACAGGAAGATGATGACATCGAGTATTTCTGCCAGGCGGTGGGCGAGGCGCCCAGTGAGG ACCTGTTCCCCGAGGCCAAGCGGAAACGGCTCGCCAAGTCTCCAGGGCAGAAGCGGAAGCGGCGGGAAATGGATCGAG GTGCCAAGTCCTGCCCTGCCAACTTCTTGGCAGCTGCCGACAAAATCCTCAGTGGGTTCCAGGGACACTTCCTGTGGCCCATACTGGTGGTTGAGTTCCTGGTGGCTGTGGCCAGCAATGGCCTGGCCCTGTACCGCTTCAGCACCCGGGAGCAGCGCCCGTGGCACCCTGCTGTGGTATTCTCGGTCCAGCTGGCGGTCAGCGACCTGCTCTGCGCCCTGACGCTGCCCCCGCTGGCCGCCTACCTCTATCCCCCCAAGCACTGGCGCTATGGGGAGGCCGCGTGCCGCCTGGAGCACTTCCTCTTCACCTGCAATCTGCTGGGCAGCGTCATTTTCATCACCTGCATCAGCCTCAACCGCTACCTGGGCATCGTGCACCCCTTCTTTGCCCGAAGCCACCTGCAACCCAAGCACGCCTGGGTGGTGAGCGCTGCCGGCTGGATCCTGGCCGCCCTGCTGGCCATGCCCACACTCAACTTCTCCCACCTTAAGAGGCCGCAGCAGGGGGCAGGCAACTGCAGCGTGGCCAGGCCCGAGGCCTGCATCAAGTGTCTGAGGACAGCAGACCACAGGCTGGCGGTCTACAGAGTGTACAGCCTGGCGCTGGTGGGGCTGGGCTGCGGCCTGCCACTGCTGCTCACGCTGGCAGCCTACGGCGCCCTCGGGCGGGCCGTGCTACGTAGCCCAGGCATGACTGTGGCCGAGAAGCTGCGTGTGGCAGCGTTGGTAGCCAGTGGTGTGGCCCTCTACGCCAGCTCCTATGTGCCCTACCACATCATGTGGGTGCTCAACGTGGATGCTCGGCGGCGCTGGAACACCCGCTGCCCGAGCTTTGCAGACATGGCCCAGGCCACGGCAGCCCTGGAGCTGGGGCCCTACGTGGGCTACCAGGTGATGCGGGGCCTCATGCCCCTGGCCTTCTGTATCCACCCGCTACTCTACATGGCCGCAGTGCCCAGCCTGGGCTGCTGCCACCGACACTGCCCCGGCTACAGGGACAGCTGGAGCCCAGATGACACCAAGAGCACCAGCCAAGCCCTGCCCCTCAATGCCACAGCCACCCCTAAACCGTCAGAGCCCCAGTCCCACGAGCTAAACCAATGA
- the LOC129019333 gene encoding suppressor of SWI4 1 homolog isoform X1, translating into MGQSGRSRHQKRARAQAQLRNLEAYAANPHSFVFTRGCTGRNIRQLSLDVRRVMEPLTASRLQVRKKNSLKDCVAVAGPLGVTHFLILSKTETNIYFKLMRLPGGPTLTFQVKKYSLVRDVVSSLRRHRMHEQQFAYPPLLVLNSFGPHGMHVKLMATMFQNLFPSINVHKVNLNTIKRCLLIDYNPDSQELDFRHYIKVVPVGASRGMKKLLQEKFPNMSRLQDISELLATGAGLSESEAEPDGDHNITELPQAVAGRGNMRAQQSAVRLTEIGPRMTLQLIKVQEGVGEGKVMFHSFVRKTEEELQAILEAKEKKLRLKAQRQAQQAQNVQRKQEQREAHRKKSLEGMKKARVRGGDEEASGIPSRTASLGLGEDDDEQEDDDIEYFCQAVGEAPSEDLFPEAKRKRLAKSPGQKRKRREMDRGRGRLCDQKFPKPKDKSHGAQARRGPRGASQDGGRGQGRGRPRKRVA; encoded by the exons ATGGGACAGTCAGGGAGG TCCCGGCACCAGAAGCGCGCCCGCGCCCAGGCGCAGCTCCGCAACCTCGAGGCCTATGCCGCGAACCCGCACTCGTTCGTGTTCACGCGGGGCTGCACGGGTCGCAACATACGGCAGCTCAGCCTGGACGTGCGACGGGTCATGGAGCCGCTCACTGCCAGCCGTCTGCAG GTTCGTAAGAAGAACTCGCTGAAGGACTGCGTGGCAGTGGCTGGGCCCCTCGGGGTCACACACTTTCTGATCCTGAGCAAAACAGAGACCAATATCTACTTT AAGCTGATGCGCCTCCCAGGAGGCcccaccttgaccttccaggtCAAGAAG TACTCGCTGGTGCGAGATGTGGTCTCCTCACTGCGCCGGCACCGCATGCATGAGCAGCAGTTTGCCTACCCACCCCTCCTGGTACTCAACAGCTTCGGCCCCCATGGCATGCATGTGAAGCTCATGGCCACCATGTTCCAGAACCTGTTCCCCTCCATCAACGTGCACAAG GTGAACCTGAACACCATCAAGCGCTGCCTCCTCATCGACTACAACCCCGACTCCCAGGAGCTGGACTTCCGCCACTA CATCAAAGTCGTTCCTGTGGGCGCGAGTCGCGGGATGAAGAAGCTTCTCCAGGAGAAGTTCCCCAATATGAGCCGCCTGCAGGACATCAGCGAGCTGCTGGCCAC GGGCGCGGGGCTGTCGGAGAGCGAGGCAGAGCCTGACGGCGACCACAACATCACAGAGCTGCCTCAGGCTGTCGCCGGCCGTGGCAACATGCGGGCCCAGCAGAGTGCAGTGCGGCTCACCGAG ATCGGCCCGCGGATGACACTGCAGCTCATCAAGGTCCAGGAGGGCGTCGGGGAGGGCAAAGTGATGTTCCACAGTTTTG TGCGCAAGACGGAGGAGGAGCTACAGGCCATCCTGGAAGCCAAGGAGAAGAAGCTGCGGCTGAAGGCGCAGAGGCAGGCCCAGCAGGCCCAGAATGTGCAGCGCAAGCAGGAGCAGCGGGAGGCCCACAG GAAGAAGAGCCTGGAGGGCATGAAGAAGGCACGGGTCAGGGGTGGTGATGAAGAGGCCTCTGGGATCCCTTCAAGGACGGCGAGCCTGGGGTTGGGTGAGGACGACGATGAACAGGAAGATGATGACATCGAGTATTTCTGCCAGGCGGTGGGCGAGGCGCCCAGTGAGG ACCTGTTCCCCGAGGCCAAGCGGAAACGGCTCGCCAAGTCTCCAGGGCAGAAGCGGAAGCGGCGGGAAATGGATCGAGGCAGGGGTCGCCTTTGTGACCAGAAGTTTCCCAAGCCCAAGGACAAGTCCCACGGAGCCCAGGCCAGGCGGGGGCCCAGAGGGGCTTCCCAGGATGGTGGACGAGGCCAGGGCCGGGGCCGCCCACGGAAGAGAGTGGCCTGA
- the EIF3G gene encoding eukaryotic translation initiation factor 3 subunit G — MPTGDFDSKPSWADQVEEEGEDDKCVTSELLKGIPLATGDTSPEPELLPGAPLPPPKEVINGNIKTVTEYKIDEDGKKFKIVRTFRIETRKASKAVARRKNWKKFGNSEFDPPGPNVATTTVSDDVSMTFITSKEDLNCQEEEDPMNKLKGQKIVSCRICKGDHWTTRCPYKDTLGPMQKELAEQLGLSTGEKEKLPGELEPVQATQNKTGKYVPPSLRDGASRRGESMQPNRRADDNATIRVTNLSEDTRETDLQELFRPFGSISRIYLAKDKTTGQSKGFAFISFHRREDAARAIAGVSGFGYDHLILNVEWAKPSTN; from the exons ATGCCTACTGGAGACTTTGA TTCGAAGCCCAGTTGGGCCGAccaggtggaggaggagggggaagacg ACAAATGTGTCACCAGCGAGCTCCTCAAGGGGATCCCTCTGGCCACAGGTGACACCAGCCCAGAGCCAGAGCTACTGCCGGGAG CTCCACTGCCGCCTCCCAAGGAGGTCATCAACGGAAACATAAAGACAGTGACAGAGTACAAGATAGATGAGGATGGCAAGAAGTTCAAG ATTGTCCGCACCTTCAGGATTGAGACCCGGAAGGCTTCCAAGGCTGTCGCAAGGAGGAAG AACTGGAAGAAGTTTGGGAACTCAGAGTTTGACCCCCCCGGACCCaatgtggccaccaccactgtcaGTGACGATGTCTCTATGACGTTCATCACCAGCAAAGAG GACCTGAACtgccaggaggaggaggaccCCATGAACAAACTCAAGGGCCAGAAGATCGTGTCCTGCCGCATCTGCAAGGGTGACCACTGGACCACCCGCTGCCCCTACAAGGACACGCTGGGGCCCATGCAGAAGGAGCTGGCTGAGCAGCTGGGCCTGTCTACCGGCGAGAAGGAGAAGCTGCCGGGAG AGCTAGAGCCGGTGCAGGCCACGCAGAACAAGACAGGGAAGTACGTGCCGCCGAGCCTGCGTGACGGGGCCAGCCGCCGCGGGGAGTCCATGCAGCCCAACCGCAGAG CCGACGACAACGCCACCATCCGTGTCACCAACTTGTCAGAGGACACGCGTGAGACCGACCTGCAGGAGCTCTTCCGGCCTTTCGGCTCCATCTCCCGCATCTACCTGGCTAAGGACAAGACCACTGGCCAGTCCAAg GGCTTCGCCTTCATCAGCTTCCACCGCCGCGAGGATGCCGCACGTGCCATTGCCGGGGTGTCCGGCTTTGGCTACGATCACCTTATCCTCAACGTCGAGTGGGCCAA GCCGTCCACCAACTAA